The DNA sequence CTTAGCTATGCTTGGCTCGATTGATAGTTCGAAACTGACTCTTGATGGTCCAACGTTACGTAGAGATTGGAATCAATACTTTAATAAGGAAAATATCTCATTAGAATCAATTCGTTCTGCTTATGTAGACATACCGATTGAACGGGAAGAAAGCCGAGGACGAACATGGATCGAAGCACTCATGCAAACGAGAGAAGTAACAGATGTGACCGTTCCTTCCGTTCTATGCAGTGATTCAGTACTTGATGATGAGCGTGTTCGATACATTTCTGTCGTCCCAAACAGTTCTAGTCGCTTTTACCGAGCGCGAAATGGTGAAGTAGGCTTAGAAGAGGGCTGGATGGTAGCCAAGTATGTACGTGAAGCGGTCGAGGAAGATGCGGATAGTGAAACAAAGCGTGCAATTATTGCTATCGTTGATGTACCAAGTCAAGCATATGGATTTCATGAAGAATTACTAGGTGTGAATTTATCATGTGCCGCTGCGCTAGATGCCTATGCGACTGCAAGGTTGGAAGGTCACCCAGTAATCACGCTTATCGTAGGAAATGCGATATCGGGTGCGTTCCTTGCACACGGATTGCAGTCCAATCGAATCATTGCATTAGATGATCCTGGTGTGATGGTGCAGGTTATGTCAAAGAAATCTGCCGCAAGAGTTACAAGACGGACGATTGCAGAGTTGGAAGAAGCCGCAAAGAAAGTACCTGCGACAGCGTATGATATTGGTTCATTTACAACATTAGGTGCAGTGAACCGAGTATTAGAAGGAATTGACGCAGATTCCCCAAATGAGAATGATGTTGCTAACGTCTCAAATGAACTAGTAAATGAAATAAAAACCGCACGCGCTTCCTCAACTCGTGATTTACGTCATCGCTTGCATTCAGAAGAGGCACAAGCGAATCGAAAAGCTTCTATTAAAGTACGTGAGAAGGTAAAGGAACAATGGAACTAAAACCACATGATTTAGTAAAAATAAAAAATCTGAATGCTCTTATTAATCATGGAGAACGTCCATCATGGGTTAATGATGCTTTAATGGAGGCACCGTGGGTAGTGGTTCGTCGTTCTAGTTGGTATGACGGCATGATTCCAATAGGAGTTCGGGGAAAAACTCGTAGTGAGAGGTTTGCCGCGTTTCTTCCTATGGATGCTGTCGCAACCTATGTTACACCTGAACAAATAAGTAAGGAGCGTGTGTGGTCTACGTCTACAAGGGGCGAAGAGATTAATGCAATTCGTGTTTTAGAAGAAGTTAATAATCTAATGATAAAACAAGGGTGTACATGGGGTCCAGCTGGTAGTGTAGGGTTTGAACTGATCAGTGGTATTTCCGCTGCCAGAGAATCAAGTGACTTAGATATAGTCATTCGAGCAGATGAGCCTATAGAGGTTAAAAAGGCAAAAGCAACAGTCGAGGCTCTCTCTAAACTACCTGTTCAAATAGATGTACAATTAGATACAGGAGTAGGGGCTGTATCCCTAGCTGAATACGCACGTGGGGTTAATCCTGTATTGCTGAAGACAATGACTGGTCCTCTCTTAGTTACGAACCCGTGGTGTCGTGATGTTGCGGTAGGAGGGATAACGTGAGTATCGTATTTTTGTTTCCTGGTCAAGGTTCACAGTATTCGGGGATGCTTCAAGAATTACCTAAGCATCGCCGGGTTACAAGTGTTCTAGATGAAGCAACTAGTCTATTAGGTACTGATATATTCAGATTCGATAATGAAGAGTCTCTGAAGTCTACTCGAGCTGTTCAACTTTCAATCTTTATCTCTAGTGTTGCGGTGGGGCGTGCATTGATAGAAGACGGAGCTAAGCCAAGTATGGTCGCAGGTCACTCTGTCGGTGCATTCGCTGCAGCTGTAACGGCAGGCGTCATTCCCTTTGAAGATGCCCTGCACTTAGTGAACTTACGTGGTCAATTAATGGAAGCTGCTTATCCAGATGGATACGGGATGGGAGTGGTCTTAGGACTGACAAAACAACAAGTAAAATCGATTATCGAGCAAGTTACTACAAAAGAGACACCTGTCTATTTAGCAAATATAAATTCTCCAACTCAGATCACAATATCAGGAACAAAAAGGGGAATTGAGTCTGTTCTTGCATTGGCTCAATCATCTGGTGCAAGAAAAGTACAAATGTTACAGGTCAATGTTCCTTCACATTGTCCACTACTTGAAGATGTTTCCGTGAAGCTTGATGTAGCATTAAGAAACATCGAGATTTCATCTCCAACCGTTCCGTATATAGCGAATTGCAATGCTCGTCCCTTGAGAGATGGGGAGGCAATCCGGAATGACTTAGCATTAAGTGTCGCTAACTCTGTTCAATGGCATGAAGCAACTAGAGTGTGTTATGAGCTTGGGGGGCGATTATTTCTCGAAATGCCCCCGGGTCAAGTACTAACGGACCTTGCCTCGCAAGCTTTTCTAGATGCACGAGCCATTTCAGTGACTACTAGTGGATTGGATTCAGCATTGTTATTGGCACAACGTGAACAGGAAAATGAATGATAGTGAGACTAGAATCTATTCAATAGGAGGACCTTCTAATGAAAGCAGTGGTTATTCATGAATTTGGAGGAACCGACGTATTGACTTATCAAACAATTGATAAGCCAACGATCCGTTCAAATCAAATACTCGTTCGTGTGGAGAAAACGAGTGTCAACTTTGCAGATATTAAAGCTAGGTATGGTAAATATCATGGATTCGGGAAGCCTCCCTTTATTCCGGGATTAGATGCTGTTGGGATTATAGAGGAAATGGGATCAGAGGTTGAGCAGTTTACTGTAGGACAACGAGTCATCGCTTTTCCTAAAAACGGGTCCTATGCAGAGTATATTGCAGTAGATAAGGAACTTGCATTTGTAGTTCCAGACAATGTAGAAGTAGACACAGCCGCTGCTTGTCCGGTCGTTTCCTTTACGTCCTATCATCTCCTAGCAAACCTAGCTCAACTAGAAAAAGGGGAAACCGTAGTGATTCATGCAGCTGCAGGAGGGATCGGCACAACATCTATTCAACTAGCTAAAATACTAGGGGCTGGTTGTGTGATTGGAACAGTAGGAAGCAAAGAGAAGATGACATACGCCAGAGAAGCTGGTGCTGATCATGTCATTTGCTATGAGGAAGAACCATTTGATGAAATTGTAAATGAGATAACTAAAGGTGAAGGTGCTAATGTGATTCTAGATTCAATAGCCGGAGATTTATCAGATAGAAATATGAACTGTCTATCAATGTATGGAAGATTGGTTAACTTTGGTTCTGCTGGTGGTAGGGCAGGTCAGTTTAAAACGACGGATTTACACTCAAGTTGTCGTTCTATTTTAGGATACAGTTTAGGAACGACAATTCATAAACGACCGTTACTTTTAAAAGAGACGGCTAGTAGAGTGCTTTCTTATCTAGCGGAAGATAAATTGAAGCTAAACATCAGTCAGCGATATCCGTTAGAAGAAGTGGCAAAAGCACATGAGTTAATAGAAAGTAGACAAAGTAGAGGAAAGATTATTTTAGATGTACAAAACTAATTAATAGGATGGTACCTTTTATGAGTCATCTATCTGGTTGTAAACTACTTTTATTTGATGTCTTTGGAACACTCGTAGACTACCGAACAACGGTCATTAAAGAAGGGGAGCAATGGAATAAGAGTAAAAATATTAATATTAATTGGCCAAAGTTTATCGACGAGTGGCGTGGACGCTATCGCCCTAGTATGGACCGTGTATTACGAGGAGAGCTACCGTGGATGAACTTAGACCAGTTGCATAGATTAGTATTGAAGAACTTATTGAATGAGTTTGAGATTGAGTGTTTTTCAGAAGATGAGATCGATCATCTAAATAAAGTCTGGCATCGTTTGGAACCGTGGAATGACACTGTCGCTGGACTTCATCGGTTGAAGCAAAAATTTATTATTAGTCCATTATCAAACGGAAATATCTCGCTACTAACAAACATGGCGAAGCATAGTGGATTACCATGGGACTTGATATTATCTCCGGAGCTAATTAGAAGCTACAAACCTGAACCTAATGTATATAAGATGGCTATTGAGTTATTTGATTTACAACCTCATCAAGTGATGATGGTTGCTGCACATCAATACGATTTACAAGCCGCAAAGGAACTCGGTATGAAAACAGCCTATATTCTTAGACCATTGGAATATGGCCATGATGCCATACCGGATCTCAGGCCAACTGAATCGTATGATGTTATCGCGAATGATATCATCGATTTAGCGAAACAAGTTGGTGCTTGATATCATTCTCTTTTACTCTATCCTCGTGACTGAGGCTAGATAATCTAGGTATTCCCCCCTTAATATATAACTTGGACACATGCCTTGTTCGCATGTGTTATTTTTTTGAATAAAATTAAAAGGAAGAAACGTTTATTTCTACGTTTCTTCCTTGGTTGGAATATTAGTTGTGTAAATGTTGCGTATTTAGTTAAAGATCCTTGTTATAGGATCAGTCTTTACTGGGGTACAATCAGGAAAATGAAACGTTAAGCAAAATTACAACAAAGATTTAATCAAACGCCCCGTTAATTGAATAAGATAAGTGACAACAACTTGGAACTAACTATATTTTTTCTATAAAAATATAGATAAGAACATTATAGATATATACCAAGGTATTAAAAAAATAAGTGGAACAAGATACGCTTTAGAGTGATTAAGGTATATACGTTTCATTAATGCTTCAAAACCATTTACAATAGTAACAATTATAAAGAAAGACAACCATCCATTATAATAGTCCGACCACCAATTTAATATAATGAAAAAATAAGCAATTACGAGTATTACAATGGTCCAATTACCATACACGTATATCTCATAACCTCTATTGGTTTCTGAAATCTTATCGTCCTCCATTTGAAACTTTCTCTTTATGACTTTCTCAAATAGGAGCCACATTCCTAAAGCTGTGAATAATAATATTACATCGTACATTAGGTACTTCCCCCCGTACATACTTTTCAACTCTTCTTCCCAAATTCTTCAAGCTTTTATACTCTATTTTAATGCTAACACTAATTCCCTTTTATTTGGGATAGAAATGTAAAAAGCGTCTCCGCTTGTTGCAGAAACGCCCCCGTTTTTTAAATAACAAAATTTAATTACAATTTCAGGAGTTGTTAGTTAGGGCTTCTGCTACCACTACTTTTCAATTCTTTTTCTCCTTTTATTACCTCGTCACTCATTAAGTAACGATATATTGTATCTGGCTCATCATCAAATGTTACTAACATCAAGTAGTGACTATCAAAAGTAAAATCACTTT is a window from the Bacillus sp. FJAT-45350 genome containing:
- a CDS encoding biotin-independent malonate decarboxylase subunit beta; protein product: MSENILAVTSFIELSARERVKEILDSGTFREILDPFQRLESPHLESLGIIPQSDDGVVIGRGKIDREPAVVIAIEGAFQGGGIGEVSGAKIAGALELALRDNENGIRTRAVLVLETGGVRLQEGNYGLLAIAEIGAAIVALRRYVPVVCVIPGMIGCFGGMSICASLCSDIIMTRQGRLSLNGPEVIEMEAGVVELDSRDRERIWKSVGGEQRCSTDFADILVEDDLFSIKQSIYEVFERGLTDNHRCSQVNQYLAMLGSIDSSKLTLDGPTLRRDWNQYFNKENISLESIRSAYVDIPIEREESRGRTWIEALMQTREVTDVTVPSVLCSDSVLDDERVRYISVVPNSSSRFYRARNGEVGLEEGWMVAKYVREAVEEDADSETKRAIIAIVDVPSQAYGFHEELLGVNLSCAAALDAYATARLEGHPVITLIVGNAISGAFLAHGLQSNRIIALDDPGVMVQVMSKKSAARVTRRTIAELEEAAKKVPATAYDIGSFTTLGAVNRVLEGIDADSPNENDVANVSNELVNEIKTARASSTRDLRHRLHSEEAQANRKASIKVREKVKEQWN
- a CDS encoding malonate decarboxylase holo-ACP synthase, which produces MELKPHDLVKIKNLNALINHGERPSWVNDALMEAPWVVVRRSSWYDGMIPIGVRGKTRSERFAAFLPMDAVATYVTPEQISKERVWSTSTRGEEINAIRVLEEVNNLMIKQGCTWGPAGSVGFELISGISAARESSDLDIVIRADEPIEVKKAKATVEALSKLPVQIDVQLDTGVGAVSLAEYARGVNPVLLKTMTGPLLVTNPWCRDVAVGGIT
- the mdcH gene encoding malonate decarboxylase subunit epsilon — encoded protein: MSIVFLFPGQGSQYSGMLQELPKHRRVTSVLDEATSLLGTDIFRFDNEESLKSTRAVQLSIFISSVAVGRALIEDGAKPSMVAGHSVGAFAAAVTAGVIPFEDALHLVNLRGQLMEAAYPDGYGMGVVLGLTKQQVKSIIEQVTTKETPVYLANINSPTQITISGTKRGIESVLALAQSSGARKVQMLQVNVPSHCPLLEDVSVKLDVALRNIEISSPTVPYIANCNARPLRDGEAIRNDLALSVANSVQWHEATRVCYELGGRLFLEMPPGQVLTDLASQAFLDARAISVTTSGLDSALLLAQREQENE
- a CDS encoding quinone oxidoreductase family protein, producing the protein MKAVVIHEFGGTDVLTYQTIDKPTIRSNQILVRVEKTSVNFADIKARYGKYHGFGKPPFIPGLDAVGIIEEMGSEVEQFTVGQRVIAFPKNGSYAEYIAVDKELAFVVPDNVEVDTAAACPVVSFTSYHLLANLAQLEKGETVVIHAAAGGIGTTSIQLAKILGAGCVIGTVGSKEKMTYAREAGADHVICYEEEPFDEIVNEITKGEGANVILDSIAGDLSDRNMNCLSMYGRLVNFGSAGGRAGQFKTTDLHSSCRSILGYSLGTTIHKRPLLLKETASRVLSYLAEDKLKLNISQRYPLEEVAKAHELIESRQSRGKIILDVQN
- a CDS encoding haloacid dehalogenase type II, whose product is MSHLSGCKLLLFDVFGTLVDYRTTVIKEGEQWNKSKNININWPKFIDEWRGRYRPSMDRVLRGELPWMNLDQLHRLVLKNLLNEFEIECFSEDEIDHLNKVWHRLEPWNDTVAGLHRLKQKFIISPLSNGNISLLTNMAKHSGLPWDLILSPELIRSYKPEPNVYKMAIELFDLQPHQVMMVAAHQYDLQAAKELGMKTAYILRPLEYGHDAIPDLRPTESYDVIANDIIDLAKQVGA
- a CDS encoding DUF4181 domain-containing protein, which codes for MYGGKYLMYDVILLFTALGMWLLFEKVIKRKFQMEDDKISETNRGYEIYVYGNWTIVILVIAYFFIILNWWSDYYNGWLSFFIIVTIVNGFEALMKRIYLNHSKAYLVPLIFLIPWYISIMFLSIFL